ACTCTCTTCTGGCATACAAGCAGAAGTGTTTTGCTGTTTCATTCAACACTCTGATGTACAAAGCGTTACTTATGGACAACAGGCATTCAAGCCACCTTACTATCACCATTTAACCACAGTGGCCACACCTGTTGACATAACCATGGAACTGGGGTAGTTAACCTTGATATGGTAACATTCAGTATTTATAATGTACCATATGATAATGACATTAGCGGTGCTTGGATCTGGATTCCTACCTTGGGAAAAACACAATCTGATATTTCTGTCAAATAGAAATAGCAAACAAAGCTGTTGCAGGATGAGGAGTTATAATTTAAATCATGTCTCCCTGCTTCACATGTTTTGTATGAACATTCACAAATCTACTGTGTGATTTGATGGTTTGCTTTTGTATCTTCTTTTATAGACATGGAAGCTGAtggtatttttctctctctaagaGCTTGTGGTAGCATGGTAGTAATTGCCCACAGAGCGATGTTGCTATTTCAGTTCACAGGTTCAGCAGGTTTCTGCagtgcttaaaaacctgcaaaacctaTTTGACTAGAGGCAACAGTGGGTCAACAGAAATGAATGTATACCATGGGGAATGTTGCATTTATCATACTACTACCATTCTTGGAAAACTGCTCTCTCTTCTTAGCTAGGATACCTGCTGCTCTACTTTCAATTAAAATACCTGAATATTCTTTCCCTGCTACATATGTTGCAGCAATTAAAGTGACTGGCACATGCTTTGTACTCAAAGTAATTACATTAGTGCCTTTTGTTTTCGTGTATAGCCTCTCTGCAATACCCTGAGAGAAATCTCAAGTCATCACTTCATGAATGTATGCAAGAAAGAAATTATTGTTAGCCTTCTTCCAGGTTTTACAGGCTGTGCAGTTTCCTGTTTCATGTGTCAAATTCTGAAAGGCACTGCACAATGAGACCAAATTTATGCATTGTAATTACCAAGTAACAAGTGAGTCAAGATTACTTTTTAGAGATGGTCTGCATGTTGCTGTTCTCTAAGATAAAACTGCTTGCATAATTCATGATGACAAGGAGGCCTCAGTAAACATGAAGAGCTCTGTGCAAATGTCATTTCTGAGACCACAATATCCAAGGCACCACAATTACAACAAAGCTTTATCCCATAATAATTTATATctacgcccccatcccccgcaaCATAGTAAGATGAGCAGAAGGAGTAAACAGAAACTAATCATAACGCACAATCAGTCAAGATGGGCATCCTGCTAGCTTAGACATGGTGAAAGGAGCTGAGCTAGTTTTTTCTCTTTCCGCTGGGGgaaaaaattgcttttattttaaagttgcCTTAATAAGaatcttccattttttaaatgaaactgcTACAGTTCATTCCAGGTGCAATGAACGCAAAATGCATCATTTTGAAACACAGTCACATTTTACAATATTAATGTTGTCTTGAACTGTGCTGAATCTGGTTTACAGGTTGCATTTTGGGTGCCTCTGGAACGGACACATGATAGAAGTTCGGTAAGCGGATGTCACATCGGAATCCTTTCCCCAGGTTCACTCTGTCATTCAGAGCATAGAGCTTATCGGCAATGTCGTTCCCAATTACAATCGAAAATATCCGTGAGATGAATCTGTGTTTAGCAAAGAGTAAATACAATTTTTTTCTCCTCCAGGCCACATATCGACAGTCTGTTTCTGCTGTGAGGGTTACCTGAAAGAAAcattgggagagggagagggaagggcagggggagagagcaCAGAAAGTTACAATTATATCCATGCACTGATTTCTTTATAACTGAGATCCTCCTTCCTTTGGTGAAGGAAAGTGGACCATTATGTATTTCCTCATTCTGATGCAACTAAGAGGTGTGTTCACAGATCAGTTATTGGATCAGGAACTGAATGCACATCCAAATATTTATCCGAGCATGGATACCGACTATATATGGGGGCAGCAAGTGGGGACATCTTTTGAGAGACCAACTGAGGGCAAACACTCTCCACCCTACTCTGTAACCTTTTTTACTGCAGGGAGGATCCATTACAGTggaccttgggttacaaacacttcgggttacaaacacttcgggttacaaactccactaacccagaagtagtacctcgggttgagaactttgccccaggatgagaacggaaattgcgcggtggcagcaggaggcccccatTAGCAAAAGAGTGCCTCAGGTAAATAACGGTTTCggattaagaacagacctccagaacgaattaagttcgtaacctgaggtaccactgtattacagttTAAAGAAGAGGTTTTCAagctttttgagtccatggctcccttgaccaactaaaTTCTTTCTGTAGCACCCCTGTGaggctcaggaacccagttaagtcaccccttgcttgcagagctaGCCGCCTCTCACCCTTTTATGAaccccctcccttgtggagtgttccctcagcctcctctcactctccttgGCAGTTTCTGGTCTCTGAGCTGTTTcgcctgccccaaagagaggtgactcctcccactgccccacaggggccaggGAAGCACCTCCTGGCCAGCCCCAGGAGcatctggggagcttgtagcccgggttgctgcaacagacagctgtgcaagcctctgggaggcagagatacaagagggcatcagaggagggagggagggaaggaaagagggacagtgttgcccacagcacccctgaccatcatccAAGGCACcacagggtgccacggcacactggttgaaaaccattgGTTTAAAGAATACAGTGCATGTGCAGACAGGAGGAGGAGCATGTGTTCTGTACAAATGGCAAATCAATAGACCTGTTTCCATTTATATCAGCTTAAGAAATGGGCTTAAAAGGTGGAATGAGGAACAAGAGGAAAGCTTTCAAAATGTTCTCTCTGGATCTGGAAATCTTTTTACttccatcatcattttttttaaagcctcactATGGAATATAATCAATCACTTATGCCGCAACCCTATTTTCTGTGTTATGTATGTGCAGATGTTAGTAACAGAATGCTTGGCTCTTTGAATTTGTGGCACCTGTGCAGAGAGAGCCTCAATATCAGGGAAACCTTATTGGCTGGCATTGCAAGCTATCCCAGATACGAGTATTTACACAAATTCTCATgttgagtgtttctgcctgtaAGCACCTGTGATTTCACTGCTGCTGGACggaagaaggaaataaaaaaagatttaaatccaTAGCATCCTCAAATGTTTACTTCAGTTTGAACACTTTACATCATTAGAAAGGACCTTTGTCCCCAAGCAAGCTTTAATCTTGGCTGAGCAGCTGCTGGAGTCTCTGCATCTTGGATTCTGCGAAAGAGAGGGTGCTAGATTATCCATCATATCTGCAAAATCCCCCTACCTGAAAAATGCCTTCTTCTGTGGGTCTTAGTGAATCCCATTCAGGCGAATCCAGAAACTGGAGGGggaaaatataatgcagaaattccCCATCCACTGTCACTCTGATCCTAACAAAACAGAGCCGTGTGTTAATATTGTTAGCACAGAGAAAAGGAATTAGATTAGTTCTTTTAAAGAAGCAATGACTGGGTATGGATAAAATTTAGTTTCCACATATTTCATAACAACCCAAAgagcttcattttcattttgggCACATACTAGACATACTGCAGGATATCAAAGAGAGAAGATATTAAACGTTATCTCACACAGTTcaaagttttccatttttatgCCAAATTATGTTGTGAAGTTGGATAATAAATTGCATACATAAAATGTTCATCTTTCAAATGTTATAAGTAGCAAGTGACAATACATTAATAATACCATTTGCACATGCAAGGAACAAAAAATAATTCCAATTCAAGTCTTCTTAAAGAGTTCCTGAATCTCCTTTGCACTGAGTTTTTAAgaatacaaaaatgtataaaacagagtTCCAGGTACAAGAAACAAACAGGAGTAGGTATCTCTCAGAGGCATCCATCCCAAAAGATAAGCCTGATTCATAAGTCAGAGGGACAAGGGAGCTGCATTGAGGAATAATGTGTTTCTAGGACTAACCCAGCCTTTTTATCGTTTTGCTAAAATTATATCTGTGCACTGATATTTTTATAACTGAGATCCTCCTTCCTTTGGTGAAGTTTTCCAAAACTGCACAAAAGTGGATCATTATGTGTTTCCACACTCTGCTCCAACTAAGAGATGTGTTCACAGATCAGTTACTGGATCAGGAACCGAATGCACATCCAAATATGTATCTGAGCATGGATACCGACTATATATGGGGGCAGCAAGGGGGGGATCTGATTTTGATACATATTTCATGCATTGGGTGTTAACTGATTGATGTTGTTACCATCAAGATGTGGTGGCACCATGCTTGCTtagaaaaccttttttaaaagaattattcaACATTATGGAAGGTAGGTCAATCCATTGCTATTGGCCAACATGTAAATGAAACCAGTATTCAGAATCAGAATGCCTATGAGCAAACAAGAGAGGACTTGCCTTCAAGCACTGCTTATGAATTTCCAAAGGTACTTGGCTGACCACTGCTGGAAACAAAATAATGGCCTTGGTTGGCATTTGCCAGTTTCAGAAGGGCCACCACGTACAGGCAGCAGATCCCTGCTGACACACAGGGACCAGAAAATGTGCCATATTTTCTATCTACAATGTGACAGATGGAGCTTCCCTTAGATTGGTGGCACATTAGGCACAACTCACACACCAATTAaaggattaaaaaagaagaagatctcAATTCCCAGATCTTCAAAGAGATGAAACTGGTCACATAGACAGCAGTGCTCTCCTCCATTACCTTGTCTCTTTTGTGACAACACACACTCATAAAGCAGGTTACTGAATTTAGTGCTCAGAAATATCGAAGTTAATTTTTAGACTTTACATTACATAGCAGAAAGCATGGCTGAGGGCAAGGGGGGAGGCAGAGCAATGTAAAAAGGGGATATGCTAtgaagaggggaaagagaaacacacactGCCTGGTAATCCTATTTTCTAAAACTCAATTCACACTTCCAAGCAGTAATTTctctttatattttttatttatataccggtaggtgctttttatagaaaaaaagaaggaaagaaagaataatTATGAAAGCTATTCTTCCAGGGAAGCTAAGTCTCACCAGAAGCTGCAGAATTTGTTTTTTGGCACTTGCATGCATTTGTAGACTACAAGTGATAATTAAAACACACCCTTCTTCCCCTCCTTAAGCTGTGGCATCTTTGGTAGTAGAAATGTTTTTGCACTCAAGTTTAAAGTGTCAGAAATGTCGAGCCTACTACATTCAGTTTAAAcaggaacaaaagaaaaacaaaaagacagCAGGTTTTGCATTCTTGATTATTGTTCTGTTTCTAAATTTACAAGCAGGGTGTAAGCATGATACAAACCTTCCTGATAGAAGCAAGGAGAGCTTATCAATTGGTGTTTTGCCTTGCACGGCATAACAGTGCTCCTTCTCCAGTGTAACTACTTCTTCATCACAGCACAGGATGATCTTTCTAAAAATTGTCATTGAAATCCCCAGGGGCCGGAACATAGCAAGGTAAAGCTCCTGGAATTCTTTGTCAAAGGCAACACTCCGGACTTGGTAGGCCACATAAATGAACTGTACAAAGCATATCACAAACAGTATAAAATTCCAAGAGAAAATGTCAGCTGCACAGACATCCAGCCATGACCAGACAGACGAGCAGAGGAAACCTAGTCCAAGCAAAAAGAAGACGTAGAGCAGGCCGAAAATGCCACTTCCACCCATGTAGCCAACAACGAACAAGATGCTTGCCAAATGATAGATTGAGCCTTCTGCTTCCGACTTCCAGTTGACACAGATTGGGTGTGCATATATCAAACTGTCCCAAAAACTTGAGTTGTCTTCCATGGCTGGAACATGCAATTGGCCGGTATTGATTGTCATCGTCTGTCTCTGCTATTTCAAAAACTCTGTTAAAAAAATAAGGTTCTGACAGAATAACAGCCCATCATTTCTCCAACTGTGCCTTCGTTAGCTGGTCACCATAATGTCCATCCATTTTATAGCTTAAAGAGATGCAAAGTTACTCAACTAGGGAAACAGTCTTCTTAGACATCCATACTGTTCCAAGTTGTGTCCTGAGACTTCCACGTGTGCTTGGTTCATGGTGTTACTGATCTGTCCAAGAGAAAGAATAAAGAGGAAGGGAATGTATAAACATAGAAAGGAGCATTTATACAACTGTTTTGAAGCcacaaaaaaatgtttgcttAGCTCAAACTATGTATTTCCAAGGCTCAGTACAGACCTTTATTCAatacaatattattattcatttgtataGTATTTTCACTGTTGAATCCTGTGCATGATTACTCAGAGAAGCAAGGTTCAGCAAGTTCAATGAGGCTTGTTCCCAAGAAGAATCTAAAGTATAGGAAGCTGactgaaggtggcatacatggttcttcccatTCTTGTTTAATCCCTACAAtcaccctgtggggtaggttaagctgggaagcagtgactggcccagggtcacccagtgagcttcatggatgattggggatctgaaccctggtctcccaggttctggtATGGCATTCAACCACTACTCCACTCTGGTTCTCTTTTATCTGACAACATAAGTAGaagtattatttgtttgtttgtttgtttgtttatttaaagcaagCTAAAATCTGTCAAAGTGGGCAACATTTACAGGTCAGCCTTAAGTTAATGGTAACAACAATAATTTGGTCCCAGTGTTGTACACAACCTTCAGTACTATTCTTTAATTGTTCTTATTTGTCCCAGCGTGAGGCGGTTAAGTGAATATTAAAAAGAAGCACAATGGCTTGAATCCAGACTTCATCTTCCATGGACCAAGGGGCTCTTTCTGCCCATGGAAGTGAGTAAGTGAATAAGCGAATAAGGGTAGATGTGATTTTTGCAGATATCCACCTCTCCCTGCAGCCCCCAtcaaccttttttttaagggtttcttTTTGGAAAAGTTGCCTTCCCTCTGCCCCACCCTGCTCCATCAGCAGAagcaaagtctggatccaacccaataaaTAATGGCAATTCTAATCTACAGGGCATGTGGAAAAAGTGAGTGGAGTTTTTCCAaagggaggcccccccccccatagtctGAAGGCATGTAAAGCacattgggtgaaatattcctgcattgcagggaggttggactagatgtcctttggggtcccttccaactctacaattctatggttctatgaaagcAAGTCAGCTGTTGAAGTCGAACAGGTTTCTGGCCCTACTGTCTGCCAGGATGGTAGCTGAAAACAATATCTAAGCCACTCTGCCTGCTTTGGAAGAACATCAGGATGGTATAGTAAATGAATTAAATTTTAAGAGCTCGCTTTTATATAAACAGTGTTGTAAATTTACATGAACCTCAACAGTCTTCTTATACTTttaaaatataccggtagttttcaGGAGTAGCTGCAGAATGTCTGAGGTTTTCCTTCTTGTTCTGTAGAAAATGTAAAGCCCCACTGGCTTTGACTTTGTGTCTCAGTTCTAAGGCTAAAATTCACCTGTGCAAAATGACATCAGGCTGCAGGCACAGCAGGAAAGCAAAAATTACAATTTGCCTGTGAAATAATTACCATCAAAACCCCCCAAAATAGAGCAGTTTTAAATGTCAGTGCTTTTCTGTGTTAAAGAAACCAATCATCCAATCATTATCTTCTGTGGGGAAATCAATGGAGCTTATTTTTCCTCAGCCACTCAACCACTTTGCTCTCTGAATGCTGAGAGGATTCAGCGCTGAGAGGATTCAGAAGTGCCATTGCTGTGGTGAATGCAAACAGAAGCTCAAGCAAGGCATGGAAAATTATCAATATCACATTTCTCAGGTGCTATGTTTTAATTCTTTTATGGGCTTCTCAAGAGACCATTCATAGCACGATCTGAACAAGCTGTTGCTAGGCATATGTTCACACAAGCAGAGTCTCTGTGTAACAAAGAGCTCAACTTCAGTTCTGCTTCAGCCTGTGTAGAGCAGAAGCATAAAGACACAGAGGCATCTTGATATTGTGGAGTAAAATATAAACTGCTTCAAAAGACAATGCACAAAATAATTGTGGAAAGGGAAACACCACAGGAAGTATACAACAATTCAAGAGATCAAGAATTGTTCAGACCAGTCAATATATGCTACAAAGGATACCTGAAGTGTACCTAGCCATCCTTTAGAAGAGGGGTGGATAACCTGAGATACTCAAGatgttgaccatgctggctgtggctgatgggagtcccagcctctaaatcactgagcctcagTTTAATGAAAATAGAATCTTATGAGATCAGATTTCCTCCCCACCATTTCCTGCATTTCAAGATGGATGACCTAAACCTGTCCTTATTGCATCAGCAAATAGCCCTTTTGACTACCAAGGTATTTTAAGCAACTGGACCAAACCTTAGAGGAACTTTTAAGAGCATTATAAATGGTTAATGCCTCCAGAACAGTCAGTTTTAATTGCATCCTTCACCATACTTTACAGACTCCTTATTACAGTTTTTGCAGATTCAGTATATTCATCTCAGAGGTCCAATCACAAAACAGCCAAGTACTAATCAAAGAATGATAGTTAAGGTGGCAACCTAAACCACTAGCAAAGTGGAAAAACACTGCACAAGTGTTGCCTGATGCTCTTAATCCAATGTATGTTACACAAAAGTTTGACTTTTTTGCTCCTATCTAGAATGGTTAAAACTTAGCAGCATTTTGAAGGCCAAACTAGACCAGGAGCAGGGAACATTTTTAGGaatgtaagagcctgctggatgaggccagcagcccatctagcccagcaccttgttctcacTATGGTAGCCCTCaaacaggacttgagcacaataatactgtcccctcctgtggttttcagcaacaggCACTATGAAGCAAAATTTTCAGCCTGAGTGTCACATTCATTTCTGGGCCacattccaagggccacatgctaaTGGTGagggggccagaagcaaaagtagatAGAGTCTAGCTTCCactcacttttgttgttgttgttcagtcattcagtcgtgtccgactcttcgtgaccccatggaccagagcacgccaggcacgcctatctttcactgcctcccgcagtttggccaaactcatgccagtcgctttgagaacactgtccaaccatctcatcttctgccgtccccttctccttgtgccctccatctttcccaacatcagggtcttttccagagagtcttctcttctcatgaggtggccactcACTTCCACTCACTACACCTGCTTAGATGCTTCCTTCTATGTGATTTAtccattattttgtttattacgTTTACATCCTCCCTTTCTTCCGAGGAGCTGAAGGCGGTGCAAATGATTCTTCCTCTGCACCTTCATTTTAATGTCACAACGATCCTGTCATGTTGGTTAGACAGAGACAGCGAGTGGCTGAGTCATAGCCACAGACCAGGACCCTTCAGAGGTGGAGAACTCTGGTAACTGCAGCTCTGAGAAGGAGATGGATGGATCCACACCATGGGCTTCCCCATGTGGATCCTGATGAGCCACATCCGCCATCAGACTCTGATAGCTAGTCCACAGACTCCTCAGGGGATCAAGAGAGCCCTGAGGAGAGATCCCCCACAGCCAGGTGCCTCAGGACCTCAAAGGAACCTATGTCTGCAGAATACACCAGCCATTTACCAGTAACTCACCAGGATGCAGCACTCAGAGCTGGGGTCTCTAGTTAATGACTACCTGGTATTACTATAAAACTCAACTAGCTGCTCCAGAACAAGTTCAATGTTTTGCCTCAGCTACAGGAGCACTATTTGTGGTCCTGAACCGCACCTTCTTTCTTCCTCCAAGGGATGGACTTTGCCAAGCTTTGCCATCCTGCCTTCCCCAGGCAACCAGGAACTACTGACCTTCCCTTTTGGAGGGGGTCACTCCTCCCTAGTGGTGGGCATCACTGCAGAACATAACACTTATGAGCTTCATAGCTCATATAAATTACCGCACCATAGTTTCTctctgtactgtatttttttgtttttatatatttatattcatttttttctgagaagTAGCTGTATGAAACATGTTTTCATCCCCAGGAATGCATATTCTGATTAGGAAAACCTTGAATGCTCTTTTATTATTTTGAGGAAATGCCCAAAATTCTCAAGTTACTCATGAAATCCATGAACAGACACATTAAAACAGGACACATTAAGCAGTTTCCCAGAGTACAAAATAATCTAGCAGTTAATCAACAGAAGCCCATAATATATAGAGAGAATGCCAAATTATTCAGAGCTTATGAGAAATATTGATTTAGTGGTCTTGTCTGTGTTGACTAGTTGTTATTTTGAGGCATGTGCCAACTGCATAATTGATATAATAAAGGGGAGCCCAGTTCTTGGGAGCTGAATTTGCAAGCTAAGTATTTATTATTGCTTCATTCAGAACAAAAATCTAAACACAACTCCTGTCAGCCTAAGTAGCGTATGCTCTGAGAAATCAAATGTGGCACAGTACAGAAATCAGCATACTGCTGATGGTAAATAGCATTGACCTCATCCAGAGAAAGTGAGTTGCACTCAGACCAGGTTGAAATTCACAAGACATGCTAGTTCCAACTGACTTTAGTTCCaatgattttaaaaggattgAAGAAAGATGAACTTTTCTGGACAGGGCTGTTATGCTCTGAAGAGGTTTTTTTAATCAATAGACAGTATaggaaaaaagagacagagaagtgTTCTGCTGAATTGCTTGCACTATCACttgtagtataataataataataataataataataataataataataatatttttatttataccccgcccttccccgccaaaccgggctcagggcggctaacaccaataaaatcacaacgaaaacataaaacaattcattaaaaatgcagattaaaatacaatttaaaatttaatttagactgcagcctcatttttaagtagcccaccaatcacaccaaaagaatggaacatcagggttaaactgaaaccaacccaaaggccaggtggaatagctccgtcttgcaggccctgtggaaagatgccaaatcccgcagggccctggtctcttgtgatagaccgttccactAAGTCGGGGACAGCAAATCCCAATTCAGTAATTTGCTGCAATCTAGTTTAAATGCTTTACATCTAACAGTGGAGTTTAACAATTTACAGCTGCTCCAGTACTGAATTAGAATCACTTTCGTCCAACTAGAGAGAACATAAATGTGTCAGTCATTTCTTCCTAGAATCTGTATCCAATTATTACAATTTCCTGGCGCAACAACACATTAATGGTACCTGGAGTATTTTTATAAACACAGAAAAATGTTTCTGCCTGCACagctcacaaaattcagaaagcaTGGCAACTTTTAACACAAGTTCCTTTTCATATATAGAGCTCTTTTGTATACCTCAATGCAACATTTCAGCTATGATGTTTTCCTAGTGTTAATTACCCCCTGAACCAGATTTGTTTGAATAAAAAGTCTTctcaaatgtaataaaaatatggTTATATAATTCTTGTGCCATTTTCCTTTACTTAAATCAAACAGTGAAGTCAGATGAAGAACAGATCTCAAGGTACTTgctacaaaaaaacccccacaattgATTTCCATGAGATTTATTAAAAGTACTGCTCAAACTCAACACGGATATTCTGAGATTTGATAAGTTGCGATGCCCTTCTAGTATACCAAGCACAaattacttatttattaattaaatttatatactgcccttgatccaaagatcacagggcaattcacaaGATTAAATAGATGTTGAATACCAGCACAagttgcatgcatgcatatatacTCTACACATCAAGCACAAATTAACATTACTAGAACAATACCCCATTTATGTATACCTGTAGTAAGGTCACAATCATATACTTTTAAACAGTAAGATGAAAAATATTCTGAATATAATGGATCAGCATTTCTTAAACTTACAGGATGAATTAATTAATAGCAACATGCTAGCAGTCTTTTTCATGGGCCAGGTATATAAAGTTTAGGACTAAACCCTTAaacatttgcaatttattttagcATTGCAATCCATTCCAAATTATTTTATGGTGTAATTCTAGAATTGTAGCAGACACATCCAGTTTGT
Above is a window of Lacerta agilis isolate rLacAgi1 chromosome 3, rLacAgi1.pri, whole genome shotgun sequence DNA encoding:
- the POPDC3 gene encoding popeye domain-containing protein 3; the encoded protein is MTINTGQLHVPAMEDNSSFWDSLIYAHPICVNWKSEAEGSIYHLASILFVVGYMGGSGIFGLLYVFFLLGLGFLCSSVWSWLDVCAADIFSWNFILFVICFVQFIYVAYQVRSVAFDKEFQELYLAMFRPLGISMTIFRKIILCCDEEVVTLEKEHCYAVQGKTPIDKLSLLLSGRIRVTVDGEFLHYIFPLQFLDSPEWDSLRPTEEGIFQVTLTAETDCRYVAWRRKKLYLLFAKHRFISRIFSIVIGNDIADKLYALNDRVNLGKGFRCDIRLPNFYHVSVPEAPKMQPVNQIQHSSRQH